From the Excalfactoria chinensis isolate bCotChi1 chromosome 1, bCotChi1.hap2, whole genome shotgun sequence genome, one window contains:
- the RASSF3 gene encoding ras association domain-containing protein 3 isoform X2 — translation MDCLTAHGTLHGSDSDGQDVQKETEPHVYLSKEEVKEKIQSYNSSVTDKLKMTLNSNGIYTGFIKVQMELCRPITVQSSPGQGTCAHSNNETAFYLPNDCVNTLHISSTNTVREVIEALLKKFLVADNPAKFALYKRCHKEDQVYICKLSDREHPLYLRLVAGPRTDMLSFVLREHETGEVMWEAFSLPELQNFLRILDKEENEQLQILKKRYAAYRDKLEEALGGVWKPG, via the exons GATGTTCAGAAGGAGACCGAACCTCATGTTTATCTCAGTAAAGAAGAAGTTAAAGAGAAGATACAAAGCTATAACTCATCTGTCACTGATAAACTGAAGATGACCTTG AACTCAAATGGGATTTACACTGGCTTCATCAAAGTTCAGATGGAACTATGCAGACCGATCACTGTGCAGTCTTCTCCCGGCCAGGGAACGTGTGCTCACAGCAATAACGAAACTGCTTTTTACCTGCCGAACGACTGTGTGAATACACTTCACATCAGCAGCACCAATACTGTCCGTGAAGTTATTGAGGCCTTGCTCAAAAAGTTTCTTGTTGCTGACAACCCCGCAAAGTTTGCACTTTACAAACGCTGTCACAAGGAAGACCAAG tttataTATGCAAGCTGTCCGACCGAGAACATCCCCTCTACCTGCGTTTGGTGGCAGGCCCCAGGACAGACATGCTCAGTTTTGTTCTACGTGAGCACGAGACTGGAGAGGTCATG TGGGAAGCTTTCAGCCTTCCTGAACTGCAGAACTTCTTGCGTATACTGGACAAAGAGGAAAACGAGCAACTGCAGATCCTAAAGAAGCGTTACGCAGCTTACAGGGACAAACTTGAAGAAGCCCTTGGCGGGGTGTGGAAACCTGGTTAA
- the RASSF3 gene encoding ras association domain-containing protein 3 isoform X3, whose amino-acid sequence MTLNSNGIYTGFIKVQMELCRPITVQSSPGQGTCAHSNNETAFYLPNDCVNTLHISSTNTVREVIEALLKKFLVADNPAKFALYKRCHKEDQVYICKLSDREHPLYLRLVAGPRTDMLSFVLREHETGEVMWEAFSLPELQNFLRILDKEENEQLQILKKRYAAYRDKLEEALGGVWKPG is encoded by the exons ATGACCTTG AACTCAAATGGGATTTACACTGGCTTCATCAAAGTTCAGATGGAACTATGCAGACCGATCACTGTGCAGTCTTCTCCCGGCCAGGGAACGTGTGCTCACAGCAATAACGAAACTGCTTTTTACCTGCCGAACGACTGTGTGAATACACTTCACATCAGCAGCACCAATACTGTCCGTGAAGTTATTGAGGCCTTGCTCAAAAAGTTTCTTGTTGCTGACAACCCCGCAAAGTTTGCACTTTACAAACGCTGTCACAAGGAAGACCAAG tttataTATGCAAGCTGTCCGACCGAGAACATCCCCTCTACCTGCGTTTGGTGGCAGGCCCCAGGACAGACATGCTCAGTTTTGTTCTACGTGAGCACGAGACTGGAGAGGTCATG TGGGAAGCTTTCAGCCTTCCTGAACTGCAGAACTTCTTGCGTATACTGGACAAAGAGGAAAACGAGCAACTGCAGATCCTAAAGAAGCGTTACGCAGCTTACAGGGACAAACTTGAAGAAGCCCTTGGCGGGGTGTGGAAACCTGGTTAA